The following proteins are co-located in the Betta splendens chromosome 9, fBetSpl5.4, whole genome shotgun sequence genome:
- the slc8b1 gene encoding mitochondrial sodium/calcium exchanger protein, with protein MVQVNNNECHDVMNVSAADRCAFVKDTPDCDMEGGFINYLQVAFCLLPPSLTPLAVTLCVLWLLFLFLVLGLAASKFFCPNLSTISTSLHLTHNVAGVTFLALGNGAPDIFSAMAAFSYPHTAGLAVGALFGAGIFVTTVVAGSVALVKPFAVASRPFLRDVIFYMVAVFWTFVILYRGTTTLGEILGYLALYAVYVITVIVSAYVYNRQKHATNTSVQNASHISAVEFNSSDSSDDDDVPRLGSRAVQPDYGRNGADFATEYRPLLPYSESTSQILLSSLNPVDNRKWRRKPWSWRLLKVLKTPVEVLLLLCIPVVDPDKEDKNWRRPLNCLHLITAPLVCVFTFQSGIYGTYMIQGEFPLWLLVFLLGLFLSAIVFCATTNDHPPKYQSLLSLLGFVVSAVLISALASEVVSLLHMLGVVLSLSTTVLGLTLLAWGNSIGDCFSDITIARQGYPRMAISACFGGIIFNMLIGVGLGCLVQMVKTHENVQFELQGLLTWILVGSLGLSLVLSFVIVPLCRFHLGRPYGIFLLSFYAVFLVIALLAEFGKIHTVKTGH; from the exons ATGGTTCAGGTCAACAACAATGAG TGTCACGACGTGATGAACGTCAGCGCCGCAGACCGCTGCGCGTTCGTGAAGGACACGCCGGACTGTGACATGGAGGGCGGCTTCATCAACTACCTGCAGGTGGCCTTCTGCCTGCTGCCCCCCAGCCTCACGCCCCTCGCCGTCACGCTCTGT GTTCTGTGGCTGCTCTTCTTGTTTCTTGTCCTTGGACTTGCAGCGTCTAAGTT TTTCTGTCCCAACCTGTCGACCATCTCCACCAGCCTGCACCTCACGCACAACGTTGCC GGCGTGACGTTCCTGGCTCTGGGCAACGGCGCCCCGGACATCTTCAGCGCCATGGCGGCTTTCTCCTACCCACACACGGCTGGCCTCGCTGTGGGAGCTCTATTCG gcGCCGGTATCTTCGTCACCACGGTCGTCGCCGGCAGCGTGGCGCTGGTCAAACCTTTTGCCGTGGCCTCTCGTCCGTTCCTGCGCGACGTCATCTTCTACATGGTGGCGGTGTTTTGGACGTTTGTGATACTGTACAGGGGAACCACCACGCTGGGAGAAATACTGG GATACCTGGCCCTCTACGCGGTGTATGTCATCACTGTCATCGTCAGCGCGTACGTCTACAACCGGCAGAAACATGCAACCAACACCAGTGTCCAGAATGCCTCACATATTTCAG CAGTGGAGTTTAACTCGTCGGACTCGTCGGACGATGACGACGTTCCCCGCCTGGGTTCCAGAGCCGTGCAACCAGATTACGGGAGGAACGGGGCTGATTTCGCGACGGAGTACAGGCCGCTGCTGCCCTACTCTGAGTCCACGAGTCAGATCCTGCTGAGCTCGCTGAACCCGGTggacaacaggaagtggaggaggaaaccgtggagctggaggctgcttAAAGTGCTGAAG ACACCCGTAgaggtcctgctgctgctctgcatcccGGTTGTGGACCCTGACAAAGAGGACAAGAACTGGAGGCGCCCTTTGAACTGCCTTCATCTGATCACTGCTCCGCTCGTGTGCGTGTTCACCTTCCAGTCTGGAATAT ATGGCACTTATATGATCCAAGGCGAATTTCCCCTGTGGCTGCTGGTTTTTCTGCTTGGACTTTTCCTTTCTGCTATCGTTTTCTGCGCCACCACCAACGACCACCCTCCCAAATATCAGTCG ctgctctctctGCTGGGCTTCGTGGTGAGTGCCGTGCTGATTAGCGCGCTGGCCTCTGAGGTGGTCAGCCTCCTCCACATGCTCGGGGTGGTGCTGAGCCTCAGCACCACTGTACTGGGCCTGACGCTGCTGGCCTGGGGCAACAGCATCGGAG ACTGTTTTTCTGACATCACCATCGCCCGACAAGGTTACCCACGAATGGCCATCTCCGCCTGCTTTGGAGGCATCATTTTCA ATATGCTGATTGGAGTAGGTTTGGGTTGTCTGGTGCAGATGGttaaaacacatgaaaatgtACAG TTTGAACTACAGGGTTTGCTGACGTGGATTCTGGTCGGCTCGCTGGGTTTGTCGCTGGTCCTGTCCTTCGTCATTGTCCCGCTGTGCCGCTTTCACCTGGGTCGGCCCTACGGGATCTTTCTGCTCTCGTTCTACGCCGTCTTCCTTGTCATTGCACTGCTCGCGGAGTTTGGAAAGATCCACACTGTAAAGACAGGACACTGA